The Bacteroidota bacterium DNA segment GGGTCGATCCCTTGATCTTCACTCTTGCATTCTTAAACTGCTTATCTTCTCCCGCGATCTGAAAACCGCTCCCGCTCGAATCTTCCTTCACGACTAATCCCTTGCCGACGTTTCCGAATTTCAAAACCGCAACGTCTTTTTTTATTTTCATCGATTGAAACACGGGACCGGAGCAGACAATGTTTTTCTGATGATACGCATTCGCGAGCGCACACAGCGCGAGGCGTTTGCCGACATCCTGTTTGTCCGACGGATGAATGCTGTTGAAATCGCCGATGTCGAGGGTCACTGCCATCGCAGTGTTCTTCACGGAAAGGGATTTGAACTGCGCTTCGCGAATGAGTTCGGAATGGGCGTCCGGCCCGTAATTGTACGGCGCGATCTGGACAAAATAGAACGGAAGGTTCTCCGACCGGAAAACCTCCCTCCACTCGCCGATCATCAACGGAAATAACTTGGCGTACATCTCCGCGCGGCCGATGTTCGATTCTCCCTGGTACCAGATCACACCGCTAAGAGTGAACGGCACCAGCGGCGAGATCATTCCGTTGAAGAGCGCCGTCGGAGAGTACCCGGAAAAATCGATCGGCACTTTCGGACGCCGGAAATATTCCTGCCCCTTGTATCCGAAGGCGTAAAAAATGCTGCCGCGGTATTCCGCCACCGGCAGGTACTTCCACTTCCCCGCCAAAGGAATTGCCAGCGCAGTATCGGTACGCTTCAACTCCATCTCTTCGGGCTTGCCGAAGATGCCGCCGTTGCCCCCGTAGTCGAGAACGCGCACAGCAATTTCGACGACCGAATCTTTCACGACGCTCCCCGGCAGCGGATAGATTCGCGGCTCCTCCCACATCCCTTCGGTGAGATGGCTGCCGACAGGAACGCCGTTAACGAACGTTTCATCCATATCGTCGATGGGGCCGAGGCTGAGCACGAGGTCTCTTCCTTTCCAGCCGGACGGAAGAATAACCTGCTTCCTGAACCAGACCGCTCCGTCAAATTCCCCAACTTCCGTCCGTTCCCAGACGGTTGGAAGCGTCATCTCCTTCCAAAGCGAATCGTTGAAACTTTTGGAAGCGCAAGCGCTGTCGTCGAAGTCGAGGTTCAGCCAGCGGCTTTCCTGCTTGCGTCCGGCGAGCTTAATGACCGGATGCCCGGTTACCCACTTGTTGAGCACAAGAATGCTGTCGCGTCCTTCTTCCATCTTTTTGAGAACGGAATCGTAAGCGCCGACCGTCGTGAGGGCTTTCTTGCCGATCCACGATTCGATGGCCGTCCCTCCCCAGCTCGCATGGATCATCCCGATCGGCACGTTCAATTTCTCGTGCAATGTTCTCGCGAAGAAATACCCGGCGGCACTGAAGAGCCGCGCGTTCTGCGGCGTGCATTCCGTCCACCGTCCGTCGCACGATGTTTCGGGTTCGATCGCGTACCCCCGTTTCATCCCGAAGAGACGGATGTTCGGATAGTTTGCGTGCGCGATCTCGCTGTCCGAATTCATGATCGGATTCTGTGGCCGCCAGCCTTCGAGAGGCATTTCCATGTTCGACTGCCCCGAGCAGAGCCATACTTCTCCCAGAAGCACGTCATGGAGCGTCACGCTCGTGTCGCCGTCCGACGCGGTGATTTCGTACGGCCCGCCGGCTTTCACTGTCCTCAAATGAAGGGACCACGACCCGCTGCTGTCCGCCACGGCGGAAGCGCCAGCGTTCCATGAAGCCTTGAGCGAGACTCGTTTGCCGGCGGCAGCCGTCCCCCAGACGGCAACGTCGTGCCGCTGCTGCAGCACCATGCTGTCGGTAAAGATCGAAGAAAATTGGAGCGGTTGATGCTGCGCGGCTGCGCATTCAACAATGAGTATTGCAAGAAGGCCTAATATTCGGGCGGATGGTTTCATCGGTCGGGTACTCCTCGGTTATTATTCTAGGAGAGGGCGTATGCAATAATTTTGC contains these protein-coding regions:
- a CDS encoding sialate O-acetylesterase, which produces MKPSARILGLLAILIVECAAAQHQPLQFSSIFTDSMVLQQRHDVAVWGTAAAGKRVSLKASWNAGASAVADSSGSWSLHLRTVKAGGPYEITASDGDTSVTLHDVLLGEVWLCSGQSNMEMPLEGWRPQNPIMNSDSEIAHANYPNIRLFGMKRGYAIEPETSCDGRWTECTPQNARLFSAAGYFFARTLHEKLNVPIGMIHASWGGTAIESWIGKKALTTVGAYDSVLKKMEEGRDSILVLNKWVTGHPVIKLAGRKQESRWLNLDFDDSACASKSFNDSLWKEMTLPTVWERTEVGEFDGAVWFRKQVILPSGWKGRDLVLSLGPIDDMDETFVNGVPVGSHLTEGMWEEPRIYPLPGSVVKDSVVEIAVRVLDYGGNGGIFGKPEEMELKRTDTALAIPLAGKWKYLPVAEYRGSIFYAFGYKGQEYFRRPKVPIDFSGYSPTALFNGMISPLVPFTLSGVIWYQGESNIGRAEMYAKLFPLMIGEWREVFRSENLPFYFVQIAPYNYGPDAHSELIREAQFKSLSVKNTAMAVTLDIGDFNSIHPSDKQDVGKRLALCALANAYHQKNIVCSGPVFQSMKIKKDVAVLKFGNVGKGLVVKEDSSGSGFQIAGEDKQFKNARVKIKGSTLLISADGVAHPVAVRYAFTNTPAATLYNVEGLPASSFRTDDWK